A genome region from Pseudomonas pergaminensis includes the following:
- a CDS encoding aldo/keto reductase yields MPTLNALDHYRLLGRSGMRVSPLALGTMTFGADWGWGADESEARQIFDTYVDQGGNLIDTAVNYTNGASERILGQFLKAKRDRLVVSTKYTMAREPGDPNSGGNHRMNLMRSVETSLRQLDTDRIELLYLHAWDFTTGVEEVMRGLDDLVRSGKVLYLGICNTPAWKVAQLQTLAELRGWSPLVALQIEYSLVERSVEHELIPMAAEMGLGVLPWSPLGGGILTGKYSRDDLSQASEANVSATRKGVISSSGHMNARSLEIASAVTAIAAETGATPSQVALAWTLCNPAVVAPVMGARTLAQAQDNLGALSIELDAEHIARLDRVSAPEPIFPERFVARPMVQQLIFGGARLQPQKAYLK; encoded by the coding sequence ATGCCCACTCTCAACGCACTCGACCACTACCGCCTGCTCGGACGATCCGGTATGCGTGTTTCGCCGCTCGCCCTCGGCACCATGACGTTCGGCGCCGACTGGGGGTGGGGCGCGGATGAAAGCGAAGCACGCCAGATCTTTGATACCTACGTCGACCAAGGCGGCAACCTGATCGACACCGCCGTCAACTACACCAACGGGGCTTCGGAGCGCATCCTTGGCCAATTCCTCAAGGCCAAGCGTGATCGCCTGGTCGTCTCGACCAAATACACCATGGCCCGCGAGCCGGGCGACCCCAATTCCGGCGGTAACCATCGCATGAACCTGATGCGCTCGGTGGAGACCAGTTTGCGCCAGCTCGACACCGACCGCATTGAGTTGCTGTACCTGCATGCCTGGGATTTCACCACGGGCGTCGAAGAGGTCATGCGCGGGTTGGATGACTTGGTGCGCAGCGGCAAAGTGTTGTACTTGGGTATCTGCAATACCCCGGCGTGGAAAGTGGCCCAGCTACAAACCCTTGCCGAGCTGCGCGGCTGGTCGCCGTTGGTGGCACTGCAAATCGAATACAGCCTGGTCGAACGTAGCGTCGAACATGAACTGATCCCGATGGCCGCCGAAATGGGCCTTGGCGTGTTGCCCTGGTCACCGCTCGGCGGCGGAATCCTGACCGGCAAATACAGCCGCGACGATTTGAGCCAGGCCAGTGAGGCGAACGTGTCGGCAACGCGCAAGGGCGTGATCAGTTCATCGGGGCATATGAATGCTCGCTCACTGGAGATTGCCAGTGCGGTCACCGCCATCGCGGCCGAAACCGGCGCCACACCGTCCCAGGTCGCGCTCGCCTGGACGCTGTGCAACCCGGCCGTTGTTGCACCTGTGATGGGCGCCAGAACCTTGGCCCAGGCCCAGGATAACCTGGGGGCGCTGAGCATTGAGCTGGACGCTGAACATATCGCCAGACTCGATCGGGTCAGTGCGCCCGAGCCGATCTTTCCGGAGCGTTTCGTTGCCCGGCCGATGGTGCAGCAATTGATTTTCGGCGGTGCTCGGCTTCAGCCCCAGAAGGCGTACCTGAAATGA
- a CDS encoding AraC family transcriptional regulator has translation MDALQQLIELISRHAPSDGTHATPIDGVSLVRSGTPTLPMPVVYAPTLCLIVQGRKQVVAGATSYVYDAATYLVASVDIPVMGSVIEASEAAPYLCLVLDLDMAALTDLALRHPAAEHEPALPTAGIELNATTPELLDAAVRLAKMLDAPRDIQELAPLTIREVLYRLLTGSGHGAVRQMAKADSRLNQIAKAIAWLRQHYDEPCRIDAIADIAGMSRSTFHAHFKAVTSMSPLEFRSQLRLQEARRLMVAEAVDAAGAGFRVGYESPSQFSRDYVRMFGLPPAKDAGRLRRDAPTVEVQPTTE, from the coding sequence ATGGATGCGTTGCAACAGTTAATCGAGCTGATCAGCCGGCACGCACCGAGCGACGGCACCCACGCCACACCGATTGACGGCGTAAGCCTGGTACGTTCGGGCACGCCCACGTTGCCTATGCCGGTTGTCTACGCGCCGACGCTGTGCCTGATTGTTCAGGGCCGCAAACAGGTGGTCGCGGGCGCAACCTCCTACGTGTATGACGCGGCCACTTACCTGGTGGCCTCTGTGGATATTCCCGTGATGGGTTCGGTGATCGAGGCCAGCGAGGCCGCGCCTTATCTGTGCCTGGTACTCGACCTCGACATGGCGGCGTTGACGGATCTGGCGCTGCGGCACCCGGCGGCGGAGCATGAACCCGCGCTGCCCACCGCAGGCATCGAGCTCAACGCCACCACGCCTGAACTGCTGGACGCGGCTGTGCGCCTCGCCAAAATGCTGGATGCACCCAGAGACATTCAAGAACTTGCACCGCTGACGATTCGCGAGGTGCTTTATCGATTGCTCACCGGCAGCGGCCATGGCGCGGTGCGGCAGATGGCCAAGGCCGACAGCCGGCTCAACCAGATCGCCAAAGCCATCGCGTGGCTACGGCAGCATTACGACGAACCCTGCCGGATCGATGCCATCGCAGATATCGCGGGCATGAGCCGCTCCACCTTCCACGCTCACTTCAAGGCGGTCACCTCCATGAGCCCGCTGGAATTTCGCAGCCAATTGCGCTTGCAGGAAGCCCGACGATTAATGGTCGCCGAGGCGGTGGACGCCGCCGGTGCTGGTTTTCGCGTGGGCTATGAAAGCCCTTCGCAGTTCAGCCGTGACTATGTACGCATGTTTGGTTTGCCGCCGGCCAAGGATGCCGGTCGATTGCGCCGTGACGCGCCTACGGTTGAGGTTCAGCCAACAACTGAGTAA
- a CDS encoding tRNA (adenine(22)-N(1))-methyltransferase encodes MNEHTLSLRLERVAANVPEGARLADIGSDHGYLPVALMRRGLITMAVAGEVATTPFHAAQRTVSDNGLERQITVRLADGLAAMKPDDGITAISVCGMGGETIRDILESGKRHLSGQERLILQPNGGEQPLRQWLMDNGYSILREELLRENRFYYEIIVAERAGPVAYTAEQLYFGPLQLQAHSPVFIAKWQRMLHQKRKTLASLEHARQTVPEEKVQDIARQLGWITQLLAEPQP; translated from the coding sequence TTGAACGAACACACTTTATCCCTGCGTCTGGAGCGCGTCGCCGCCAATGTACCGGAGGGCGCGCGCCTGGCCGATATTGGCTCCGATCACGGTTATTTGCCGGTGGCATTGATGCGCCGTGGCCTGATCACGATGGCAGTGGCGGGGGAGGTCGCGACCACGCCCTTCCATGCGGCGCAACGTACCGTGAGCGACAACGGCCTGGAGCGGCAGATCACCGTACGTCTGGCCGATGGTTTGGCGGCCATGAAGCCCGATGACGGCATCACCGCGATCAGTGTGTGCGGCATGGGCGGCGAGACGATTCGCGACATTCTCGAAAGCGGTAAGCGGCACCTGAGCGGCCAAGAGCGATTGATCCTGCAACCCAACGGCGGTGAGCAACCGTTGCGCCAATGGCTGATGGACAACGGTTACTCGATCCTTCGAGAAGAGCTGCTGCGCGAAAACCGCTTTTACTACGAGATCATCGTCGCAGAGCGCGCCGGGCCAGTGGCTTACACCGCTGAGCAGCTGTACTTCGGGCCGCTGCAACTGCAGGCACACAGCCCGGTGTTCATTGCCAAATGGCAACGTATGTTGCACCAAAAGCGAAAGACCCTGGCCAGCCTGGAGCATGCACGACAGACAGTGCCGGAGGAGAAGGTGCAGGACATTGCTCGGCAGCTCGGGTGGATTACTCAGTTGTTGGCTGAACCTCAACCGTAG